A part of Vulcanisaeta moutnovskia 768-28 genomic DNA contains:
- a CDS encoding MFS transporter: protein MSTQPGQVTLEKVVSKLWSRIIPFVFVLYIIAFLDRTNIGFAIVPMHEQLGFSYAALGLASGIFFIGYFIFQMPGTYLVDKIGARTIVAIFLFGWGLFGLLVGTVTNIIQLYVYRFMVGFMEGAFFPGIIYYLSLWFPQKWRAQAVSLFMTAIPVSTIINSPLASYIIVTFGWRWVFYIEGLLAMIFAPIAYFFITNRPRDAKWLSDEEKNVLEQALNTEREEAAKRARQSIWSALANPVTIILALIYFFWITDLYAVNIWTPAIEKLGSSYGYMVIGIIVAVIWIIGLIWMVLWGRHSDRTMERLHHTAIPLIIGAIGSALALAFPSNFTIVTIALVLMTMGILGGFGSFWSLPTLYLSGAAAAVAIGFINSVGNLGGFVGPYIVGYVETATHSFVLAYLILTIFFVIDAALVYSLKLFKQVQVSAK, encoded by the coding sequence ATGTCTACTCAGCCTGGGCAGGTTACGCTTGAGAAGGTTGTTAGTAAGTTATGGAGTCGTATAATACCCTTCGTATTTGTATTATATATAATAGCATTTCTTGATAGGACCAATATAGGGTTCGCTATAGTACCGATGCATGAGCAGTTAGGCTTTTCTTACGCAGCTTTAGGTTTAGCTTCAGGAATATTCTTCATAGGATACTTTATATTCCAAATGCCAGGTACGTACCTAGTCGACAAGATTGGTGCAAGGACTATAGTTGCCATATTTCTTTTTGGATGGGGTCTCTTCGGATTATTAGTGGGTACTGTAACGAACATAATTCAGCTTTACGTATATAGGTTCATGGTAGGCTTCATGGAAGGGGCTTTCTTCCCCGGAATAATTTATTATTTATCGTTATGGTTCCCACAAAAATGGAGAGCACAGGCAGTGTCCTTATTTATGACGGCAATACCCGTGTCAACAATAATAAATAGCCCATTGGCCAGTTACATAATAGTAACGTTTGGTTGGCGTTGGGTATTTTACATAGAGGGCCTACTAGCAATGATATTTGCCCCAATAGCGTACTTCTTCATTACGAATAGACCCAGAGATGCTAAGTGGCTTAGTGATGAAGAAAAGAACGTACTTGAACAAGCATTAAATACTGAAAGGGAGGAGGCTGCTAAGAGAGCTAGACAGAGCATTTGGTCAGCCTTGGCTAATCCTGTTACGATAATACTTGCGCTGATATACTTCTTCTGGATTACGGACCTTTATGCAGTCAACATTTGGACGCCAGCCATTGAGAAGTTGGGTAGTAGTTATGGTTATATGGTAATTGGTATCATAGTAGCTGTTATTTGGATAATCGGATTAATATGGATGGTTTTATGGGGTAGGCACTCCGACAGGACCATGGAGAGACTTCATCATACGGCCATACCTCTCATAATAGGTGCCATAGGATCAGCCTTGGCATTAGCCTTTCCAAGTAACTTTACAATAGTAACCATAGCACTCGTACTAATGACCATGGGCATACTAGGTGGTTTTGGTTCCTTCTGGAGTTTACCAACACTATATTTATCCGGTGCGGCGGCGGCCGTGGCTATTGGGTTTATAAACTCAGTTGGTAACTTAGGTGGTTTCGTAGGGCCCTATATCGTCGGCTACGTAGAAACCGCAACACATAGTTTTGTATTAGCATATTTAATACTCACCATTTTCTTTGTTATAGATGCAGCATTAGTATACTCATTAAAATTATTTAAACAAGTACAAGTTAGTGCTAAGTAA